The DNA region ttcttagttCTATGATAACCTTTCAAACTGGAGTCTGGCTGTTTAGCCTGCTCTCTTAGCAGCTGTAGCGCTTTCGTGTGTTGTCCTTTAGTCTGATACAGTATGATGAGCTCGCTGTGCTTGCCATGCTGCAGCAACGTGCGTTCAGCTTCTTCTAAACGACAATTGTTCAGACGTAAAAGAGGAGCGACGAACGCATCGtttgtctaaaaataaaattacgaagatattttcaataatgatagATATGAATTATTTCTTCTatacaaaaaattgtaatgtcttatttaaataattataactgatctgatcaattaaaatatatgatacctGTAAGTAGCACTTCAACAGCGTCGTATCGATCAACTCCAGCTGTTGAGTTACGTTTCTTTGAATTGCTGGTTCCTCCTTACTACCGCTTGCATCCTTCGAACTTTTTCCGAGTTTCGATCTTAATTCCACTAAATACTCGATCAGGGCATTCAAAGCATTTTCTAGATCTTTCCCTTTCAGCTTCTTAGTGTTATCAGAACCCGGTTTGTTATCAAGGTcgggaaataatttaataacgtcAGCTGGATcggtgtttaattttataaactccTTCATAGATTGCGAATACTGCTTTATATCAAACAGCTCGAGAGCAAAGAGCATCTGAATGGAATGTATTGTTTGCTTCTTTTCTTCTGCGGAACATTCtgataaattctaataaaaaaaagtgaatacaattatgaattaagataacataaaactaataatatataatattattaaattaacaaagcattttattgttttttttttgacgaaTGTtctcttattgtttttttttttattctgcacTCGTGCCAAAGGGGTTATTGTGCTAATAActttcaatatttatgtataagtactatatataaaataaatgtcctATGTTAGTAACAATAGTGGTTTCTGACACGTTAATGCCAGTTATTTGTTAAtggcaatttaattttattataattaaggtaTAATATCAACAATAAGAACTAAATAAATCTAGGTACATATAGGTGTTATAACAAACGCACAATGCAAATTATCTTAttacatttaacaataaattaattcctttaatgcaattacatttatatatacctatatatcactttataaattaaattagtctaCGATAGCGAATAagataatgattaataattaaggtccaagaaaacataataaaatgaagTGTCAATTTTTCACGAAAATAACGAAtgaaatttttaagtaattatttcttGGTAAGAAAATACCAATAACCTAAACCGAGTCAGAGCTTATTCGTTTAAGTTAAACTGACAGTTAATCAGACAATCACTTCACTCACCTGCACTAATAGAGCCATAGTCCCTTTTCTGTTCTTAGTATTAACAACAGCTCGAAAAGgcatgattttataataatcgcaAACCGTAAAATCTTTGACAATTTTTGATACGTTATAATACAgcactaataaaaattaaaaaaaaaatacctttatacAATACTTACatgtaaaagtttaattattttcgcCTGTCGCTTctttactttaaaatgaaacattttacaACAAAAAGGTACGACTTGTTTAGCTGATTAGCGTTTAACGTTTcggaattaaaaatacatattgcaATTAACATACGCATTCCCTGATCGACTTTGATAAAAAGTGctgattaaaatagtaattatgggCTAAAGTtatatttggtttaaatttatttacaaagtttaatGGAATGGAACAGTAACATAAAAAGTActctaaagatataaaaatgctttaaaagtCTAATAAGGCAGTTAAACattaaggtattttaatatttcctttttttttaagatgattttttacttttttgaaaCCGGTATACTTATCCGTTCCAATCTTGgtattttgattcaatttttaaacattgtatgtcgataaatcaacaatattactgaaaattttaaacgtgctaattcttttaattatataatattaaagaagaaGAAGTAACCTTACAAGTTCGTAAAACAGTGAGATCCTAAGGATTTATAAGTGCTGTATTTTAATCGTATACTTGACCTCGTAATTGCACTATtgattacttaattatatattttaataataactaaacaaaGATATTAAACACAGTGTGCcggtaaaataacaaatatcatatatacTACCAACGTAGTCATTGGTTTATTCGtgtatttaaaaggaaaatatttaatattttgtcttaTACCACAAAACACAGAGTaaactatttctatatatttatatactgatACAAACAGGATAATTGTATTGTACATCCAAGAGAAACTATTACGATTATTAATCTGTGTATTTATATCGACTTTCGAGTTTGACTgagattttatatgaatatataatatattcaacttaATATAAGCAATGAACACCGACCTAATTTAAGCAAatctcaatattaataattgcatatgttttcaaaatatgGTACATTTTATCCTAACTGCTTCGCGCGGTTTCATCCGCGTTAGGCAATAGTGCTCCGCCCCAGTGAAATTTTATGGCCTATAAACTGTTTAAAGCAACAATCAATGTTTCGGCTTTATATTCAGGTTCTCCTGATCGATTTCGGTGCCGGTGACCATTCTCAACTGAAACTATTCAATAACATTGCATTCTCTATTCCGTCACTGCCATGTTCTGGTGTTGGAATGTCGACATGATCGGAGAGAATTCAGACATAAGACAACGGAAGCTTTACGAGCTTTCCAAGGCGAGAAACAGTGTAAACTACCAATTTTCAAACCCTGGACAATAACTGgtatttcttgacagaaaaacctaAAACTGTTAAGCTTCTAGGCCGAGgcagttaaattattaaacttataaattacttactttttaccgtattttatttagtattaacttTTTACACTTAAAATTCGCGGCTTTCTACACTTAAAGACTAACAACGCGCTATGCTTCAACTACAGTAGTAAAATGTTCGTTTCAATACTGGCCAAAGATTTCATTTCGATGTATAGGCAGTAGTATAGGTGTCTTTAACCGGTCGAAAGACACAAAaacaaaggaaaaatattttttatacgtgtaaatattatacacaacatattccatatttattttttatactctaTACTTGACTTACAAactttaatatagaataaacatAAAGTATAACTTTTATTCTATTCCAATGACAGATAGAGGATATACACACAATGACAGATAGAGATAGACACTTCTTCATTTTCCACGCGATTTgataatagctctgctatatattttttttaattaaaagaatactcTAGCAATATTCCAAAtcaattaagaaattactaatattcctatttacccctccttgtaagcttatcacttgtgttaggaatGGAAACGAGAAtatccaaggggtcaggatagatcctgcgactttttacatcgctaggcggccaaTAAACCGTTGcgctatttaaaaatagcactcgaattaatatgtacttatttatagtataacacTATAACTATACTTTCAATATTGGATAATAATTTCACCTATATTCGATAAGTCATTTTTTCATTAAGAGGACAGTCCTTGCGGAACGCTAAAATAGcgcttactattttcaaaatatcttaaaactggggcattgattatggataaaaaaaatacattcagtatctgaatagatatatctcaagtttcaccggatcatatttataaaatatatatcaataacttaGTAAATTCATCGTCAACATCACTCCAAATGAAATCGACCTTttctattaagttttttaagctatttagcggctagtttatacatgtatttttggttaaatggggacacaaaagtgtaaataataaattctccatgttcaatttctattatatcacacaatattatagtaattttttattttaatattgcttacTTTTTGGCATTCGTCCATACTTTTTAgtatggagaaaataatttgacggttttgacttattattcgacatttctgtcaataaattttcagtccCTCCCCAGAGCCCAAGGTTTCAAGGAGAGCacgtcagtttttatttcgagCCGAGTCTTATAATTTCGCGAAACGTCTTCGCACACATAGATAAGTTAGCATAAGTTCACATAGtaagaaaatcaaatctaaaaagtGTACGAAGGGTAACCTCTTTCCCCTAATGTcgaattaaaagtacaaaattgtaaGGATGAACATAGTGAATACCTGAATATAcctgaatgtaatgtaatgtttgcactatcctgcttatttttttctttaaattcgaaatttaaatcaaacgcCAACTCATACATGAGTAATGACTCATGTCGTTTAGTTCGTCtggttaatttctaattatttaaatgctttattaaaatagtgcatAGTGCTAAGAAAAAACGGTTGATATACATTCCATTGTGTATTGATACTTAGTTAGTACCTTTCATGACCAGATACCGTCAACGGCCCACCCCCctgatttttgtgtaatataaaatgattttaattgaattatttcataaaaatacttttttttttaataaaaacttgtttaaccaagaaaaagtattttgtctttagttttttgttGTTTAGTAGTGTAGTGttagttagtaaaaaaattatttgattaatattaacctatttttatttataaaatttatttactttacgcCCTAATTCTGTATACCTTAACCAACCTTGAAATAtccagaaaataattattatttagttagacGAATGtggttgaaacaataaaaatcataatgtatattaagcatCTTAATGCAATCTGACCGCACCCTatgctaacaaataatttataattgtgtttacgAGTGACAACCTTATAGCTAATACATTActcgtaattaaatgtattttaataattcctacGTTATGAACGCGCAATGACAATTTATTCGTTGCACCTAAAACAAGCAACTAATTGTCTCCGGGGATGCGTGCGATACACTGCATAATGCAACTGTATTATTGGAAAGTACCTATGTGtgtgttctaaaataaattcccacgcttacaaactacgctcttaataaataatacaagccgtagattatttcaaatttcgacCGATGATGCCATGTGAATTTTAggacaaaattgtttatttatcaataatcaaCTTGTACTAGTTTTGTTATAGCAACATAATCTTTAATCTCAGAATCTTAAGAATGATAAAATACCTAGCATCAAAGTAAAAGAAATTAAGTTGGgcctaaaataaacaaaaccaaaTTAAAGGATTAAAGaagaattgaataattaaagaataCGCATTTGTAAGAGGACCTGATACGTGTGACTTATGACTACGAGACTTGGGCACTAACAGACTTCGAAATATCAACATGAAAAGGAGCGAAGTATGTTAGGGAGAGTCTAAGTGACAAATTCCGATATTATTATGCTACTGAAGCTAACACACTCAATTTGAATTTACCAATTTAAATCAAAGTGGACAGTCTGAGTGTcccagtaaaaataatatacaaaacagaAAAATGGAGCAAGCATGTGACACCCTGGTATCCCAAAGACGGTATACACAATCAGTAATGTACTTTGAAAACTTATTAATCCTTAGTGGATTAATACTTAGAGTACTTTGTTTTCTGTTAAAAaaggctattttatttatttcaattatgagCCAATtgcatatcataattatatgatCTCTTATTACGTCATAAAATGTCGCAAGGCATGTTACGCAACACTGGGTAATGGAAACTTAGCCATGTGTGTCATGTCGAGTACCGTCATGTTGGGGGCGTTTTGTCCCCTGATGTATCCAATGCTTAAAGAACACTagccattttataataaaattttacgaatataaattataatgtttgattGTACCGTTAAATCAATAGCTATTTGAAATTGTTTGTCCTTCAACAATTGCTgcctttgttttataacatcAACAGAACTCAAGCACCACACTTGCCCCACTGATGACACAAATATCAAACCACGCTTACATCTGGAAATATTAATtagctattaattatatattcaatacttttttataaattttacagtaaatattttaacaaaataatgttatttacctATACATCAGTCTTGCTTTATTCAAATCAGGTAATGTTTGTATAAACAATGCAGGCTCAACTGTTTGGACAACAACCTGGTCTTGCATCAAGCCAAGTACAAACGGCTCATCCCATACTgaaagataaataaagataaaatatagttGATAAATATAGTTACATAAAGCTTTAACTTAATTGCATAGTTTATGAGtttcaagttttaatttaagtatgatTTCATCCTACCAACAGCTATTGGGGCTTCTTTCCATTTAATAGTTTTCTTAATCTCAATTTCCTGAGCTTCCTCTACAAGCACTGATGTGTTGTCACGACCAAGCAAAAAAGATGTTTCAGAATATTTTGCTATTGTTGGTTCTAATGATTTTGAACTGCTTGTCGGAAATAATTCCTTTGGATCTCGTGAAGACAactgagaaaataaattataaataaatgattattttgcttttttgaaccaaaaaatattaaaagaaactaCCTTACATTCAATACTGTTAATTTAAcatgttaaaattacataaaaattgatttactaCTACTCAATTAAAAAGAATGGAAGTTAtaggatgaaataaaaattaaataataatatgtctaataatctaattaaactaaaataagaaaaataacctGCTAATTGCCCTAAAGCCAAGATTAACTATTCTGTAATGAAATGGAATACTAACATCAAACAAAGTGTACTCGCCCTTAAACCCGACACATAAGTACTGTTGACCCCAAGCCATTACTTTAGGGACATCAGGAATGGTAAAATCAAAAAGGTGCTTCTTAAATTCTCCATTTTTGCCATAATATAATTGCAACTTTCTTCTTACCGCTACACAAAGATGAACCACAGAATTTGATTCACCAGTCATTGATGTAGCagactgtaataaaaataaaacattaaattctcttttttctaatttaagaactgagaaaaataaaaataaataattaccttaTTGTCTAATGCGAAAATTGAAGCTCCTTTAGTTTCAGAAAATGTCTTGATTAATGGAAAGTTGACTCCATTTATATCATAGGAGGACAAAACATTGTCGGTAAGACAAAGTAGTAAATTATCCTCTGCAagcaaacaaaaaaagaaattaaatgtgtcattttaatttcaaacataacTTAGGTGGTACTCTTACCTGGTACAACTTCAATTTGTTGAATAGGTTTTTTGCTGAAGTTTTTGCAATATCTGCGCAGTTGTAATTCATATTTCTGATTACCATTGTTTGATGTCAAGGAGTACATAAGCAAATGCCCTTGCCTTGTTCCCAAAAGGAGATTTCCATCTTgaaagaaatacaaattttaacgttatttttgcttttattacgtgattaatgatttatatttattaaggattCCTTACCATAAGCAGCTATTGCTTCTATTTGAACTGTAGCATTAAGTAAATGAGATACTTCATAAGCCTCATGCATgattaaaacaaacttaaactACGCAAACAGGTAATATATATGACTAGTCTGTTCACAGTTATCGTTTTTTATCATGTcgccttttattttttatggaaatgCATATTTTGAATGGAATTATAAATTAGGCACTTGATATCCGATAAATGACTTGATGTTATTGCTGTaactataagtaaaaatatatttattcacattGACAATAGCAATGACAATTGACAGcaaatgacattaaaattagtgttactttgttaaattttaagaataatttcaaattaattattagggATACCAGCTTAGCAGTTCTTCAGCTTTTATAGTACAATAATTAACTGGTTCTATTTGATAAATGTACAAACACGTAGGTTTTTCTGAGTTATCAAAAGTAGTCCTTTTCACAAACACATGCTCATTTACTATTTAGTTGATAGATAACTaggtttatttgtaaaaagtacGTAAgggaaataaattattgtaggtacaaataataaaacaatttttttttcattaaggcgtattaatttaaagttttttacatACTACAATCTCCAGGAATGGAAAATTGATATACGATGTGGTTACAAAATATACCTcagaacaattaaattaaaatatataagtataataagttaAGATAAgggtaattttattcattataaccgaaattattttatagtcagAGCCTGAGAGTAACCGGTTAAGCGTAACATCTGACATCTCTACTTATGATATTAAGCAACATTACATATTCTCTCGGAAAAGTAGTTACTACCATCTTACGGCCAATTCTAGCACTATGCTCGCttattggtcaaatcaaatagtgTGCGCTTCCCCGGCTTCCCATAATATACTTCTGTCACTTATTCCGTAATCACGCCCTTATTTTGCAGGAAAGCGAgaggaatacatttttattttttatatactttttaatgtcCATATTGTAAAAACGGTTCAACTTCCGGTGGTGGACTATCGGTTCcttcgtaaaaaaattatatactccTTTATACCACCCACCTCGCCTTCGTGCTAACACCATGTCAGCTGACTTAATTTACTTCGACTTTTGTTGACCTCGACAATCGAATATGAAAActcataacaaaaataatccaTAACAGCATTTCGTTTACCAtgtcaaaaacaattattaaaaatatataataatacctatAATCTATTACTAGCTCTCCACTCAATAGCAAACTTTGTCAAGAAATAGACTTGAATACTAATTATGTTTTACTGTATCTACCCAcctagaatttaatttataagtttttttttatatttcattcgtaGTGCCTTTACTGCACGGTTTTTCTGTCCGTACCAGTATACAACGGCGTAACCATTCATCAACATGAATAATAAGAATTTCTTACTAAGCATGTACaaggatattaattattataaaaaatgtatgtaggtTCCATGACAGCCTTAGTGATtgtgaatgaaaatatatataataaattgatagatTTACATTTCAAAACGAACGGAAAATTATTCATAGGATCCTATGGCATTAACTCGTTGAATGCCGGTGGCAGCCATGCGAGCCAAACAAAATGTATGTACTCGTAtgctgaaatatatttataatgtctataaataaatttccccCAACCTTCTCAAagctaatttacaaaaatatgtttccgtaaaatattgtaagataaataaaaacaatttaaatgtaattacatatgtatatctaaatTGCCCTGCCTTACATGCGCCAACTTAAATAATAACTGAttacgtattattaatatttaaatgacaataatttgataatatatttttaatagacaatTTTCTAAATTcacacttaaaaatattgaaaataatttaaaggtaggattaatatataatcaaatttatatttaaaataaaaaaccatgtttactattcatttaatatttacttttataattatgttattttcattCATAACTAACAACGATATGGGTGTTACGATGTATTCAAATTcagtaaaacaaattaaaacaaaatacaaatttcactcactattaaatttaatattacagtacTAGCAATAAGAAAActctttttactttaaataatttatataagtcaACCCCATTTCGAAGTAATGTATTTTACGGGAAATTCTCATTTAGTATATGTGCACGCAAATCGTGAAAGTGAGAATTCAGTGGGCTTAAGACGTTCCAATAACATCGCTTCAAACATTCAGGTCACTAGTATGTCTTAACTTTTTACACAGAGGGTCTTTAGAAGCAACgtcgattacaaaaatcatattatatagacttaataaaatatgcgTATCTAAACTATCGTAATACCTTACTGAATTCATACGGTCTCCTCTGCTCAAATAGTATTGCACGCCATCTAGCGCACGAAAAGACCGCGGGAATAGTAAGAGCGAGCGCGTTTCCGCTCTCTACCGATTAACTTTATCAGAGTCATaccataaagataataattataatatatttacacgaATTATAAAGGTGTGTCAGCAAACGAATAGCCGCAGGGGACGACAACTAAGCTTCACTATGTGTGATTTGAAATCGTGCGCCGAGCGCAATATATCTCTTATCATactaaaaatttataagtaattagtacatacaaatatgtaataatacgaGCGTATATTATATACGTTATCGGGgccaatttaatattacttgtttCAGAGAGATTTTGTAATAGCTTGGCACGCTATAGATGCGTTATTGAAAATGTGATTACGTTATTTATCGATGCTTAACAGAATGTGGTTATTATGATAAAGTCCAAACCAGACCGTTGCAAACTCGTCACGCTTTCCAGCTGCCTAATCTGTGTAGGTGCTCTATAAGAATTAGTGCAAATTATTTTACACCAAAGGTTAATTTTTAGGCTACATTTAAACCatgaataaaagatttttttgttactCTATATTTAGAGGCTTTTAATACCTTTACCTAATAACTGTACGCCAACTCGAAGTGCAAAAATGAAATAgctaaaatacttaaaactatgacaatgattttcattattttaacatcgtttttttttataaatgactaCTATTAATGTGTTctcaatgacatttttttacatagcagaaatattatttattgaatatagaatacAATATTATCGAAAAAACTATGACGTTACAATAGGACACCGACAGtgcttattaaatacattacatttattcagCGTTGGATAAGAAGGTACACTGCAATAAAAAGTACTAATGTAAAGTTGCccgattaaacaaatatttataatgtagtaaatctaaaatttaaatccattgaattgtttatacaaatacataatattctgaaatattattaaatattaaaattatcttgagAGATCAGTTTACGctagttataaaaatttacaagtaTGCTTTTTATTTGCAACAAAATGCTCAATCTGATAAGTTCATAATTGAAATATGCAACATCAGGCGTACGCTGCGTACACGTATCGCAAGTCAGGAATACGTTCCCGTAGTAAATATTCTAATGCGCTACTGTAAGTTTCCTACTGATTATACGGCCCAAGCAAAGTTACGATCCACGCTATATCATGTGGCTACCTTAATAGGTGGTTTACGTGAAACAAGCATGTGACTACTTTTGTTGTATATGAGGGTTAAAAGAAGTTTTAAATTGCTGACCTTTTAGGAAAAAGatgataaatattcaaatattacacGATTTAATAAATGGTAATATACAAATTACCGAGACGTTGATCTGtcgttaatcatttttaaaaacgcAGCGTTAAGGTATATACACGAGGAAAGAATTTGAGCTTACAAAAGTACAAAGTAATCACATTGCGACGGTTTAGATTCTACAGTGGATTTACCCTTCTTACCGACTACGACAGCTCAAGCTTTATCGACAATTACACTACAGTATCACACGATTACTCGCCGAAAACACCtattatgcatttaattttCCCGATGGCCAACACGAAAAGTACTATCACTAAATAGCATACGACCGACTCTCGATCAAGAGCGGGCAGCGCCTGAATGCTGGAAGCTCGCAGCGAGCACTGCGGGCGCTACGCTATCCGACGCGACCGTCGCCCCGGCCCGACCCGGTCAGTCCCGGCCCGGCCCGGCCCACCGCCGCAGACACGACGGCACCGCCGCCGTCGAGAGCGGTCGTCGCTATTCCCTCGCTAGCGCGAGCGGGGGCATCGAGCTCGAGTAACGCAGGCCGTCGCATCGGTTCGGTTCGGCGGGGCGGGCGGAGGACTCTACGTGCGCGGAGGGCGAGGGATACGAGAGTCCGTCGGATGCGGGACGAGGCGGAGCGGGGCGCGGCGCGAGCGCCGTCTACGACGCGCCCGGGGAGCCGCCGCTGGGCCCGCTCGCCGCGTTCTCGCCTGCCGCAAACGTTAGGATATAGAATGTGCGACACGGCAGCTGCCGGGGGGCTACATGGCGGGGCTCGCACCTGGCGCGTCGTGGTCGGGCGCGGCGCCGGCgacgggcgcggcgggcgcctGCGcgtcgggcgcgggcgcggcgcgcggctTGAGGAAGTCGTTGAGCGAGGGCTGGATGGCCAGCTCGTACTCCGTGAAGTTGAAGAGCGGCGGCAGCGGGCGGCCGTTGGGCAGGCGCGCGTTGGGCTCGCGCAGCTCGTCGAAGAAGCTGTGCGCGCACGCCTGCAGCGGCGACAGGCGCGCGCCCGGCGTGTACTCCAGCAGGCGCGACACCAGCGAGATGGCGTCCGGCGGCGTGCACGCGCGGAACACCTGCGCGCCGACGGTATGGGTCACGTTTCAAATTTAATCAGATGGTAGCGTTTGCGAAGACCTTCTCTTCCTTTCGAATggtaaattcaattttaaaatgctCGAGCTTTCATGACTCATGACGCTGAGCATCAGCGATCTGATTCATATGATTTTATCTGTTTGTTTGAGTCACTCCTTAAAGTTTTAGTTATTAGTAGATAGGATCTGAttgaacattttcaaataaGGCATAGTCAAGCGTTTGAATAATGAATTATGTTATGacaaaaatcttaaatacactctaatatgtataagttagagaaataaaaattcaagttACAGCCTGTGTGCGACTGCCGAGCTTCCTCTCCTGTGAAGGATAACTTAAAgggtttggaacttattccactacgctgctgcACGGCGGATAGGCGGATAAATAACCCAGAATTTCTTTCGATTCATGCCGATTTCAGACAATGTTTACCTTCATCGCTAAACGTAAtgaaatctaataatataaatgatagcAAAAACTATATACAATGTTAATGGTTAGAATAATATGAAAAAGCCGTTGACTGATATCGTTGTCATGATGATGAAGCGCCGTTTCAGACTAGCATATTTGTGACAGAAACACTGCATTCTTAGCACTGGCAAGTATGCACACTGAACACCAACAAACAATACGAAAATATAtgagttataaatattgttttaaacgaATTAGTCGTGACCTCTAGTTAACTCATGCCGACTGTAATTCTGAACCGACCGACAAATTTATTCGCATTactcaaatataaatagaaaataaatggtatttcttttaaaatggaTGGATCagtatttagaaataatattgcttataatgcgaacaaaaatactaaatgccTTCGTTTAAAATGCTAAAAACTATCAAGACATGTCAAGAAGCA from Vanessa atalanta chromosome 14, ilVanAtal1.2, whole genome shotgun sequence includes:
- the LOC125068658 gene encoding vam6/Vps39-like protein codes for the protein MHEAYEVSHLLNATVQIEAIAAYDGNLLLGTRQGHLLMYSLTSNNGNQKYELQLRRYCKNFSKKPIQQIEVVPEDNLLLCLTDNVLSSYDINGVNFPLIKTFSETKGASIFALDNKSATSMTGESNSVVHLCVAVRRKLQLYYGKNGEFKKHLFDFTIPDVPKVMAWGQQYLCVGFKGEYTLFDLSSRDPKELFPTSSSKSLEPTIAKYSETSFLLGRDNTSVLVEEAQEIEIKKTIKWKEAPIAVVWDEPFVLGLMQDQVVVQTVEPALFIQTLPDLNKARLMYRCKRGLIFVSSVGQVWCLSSVDVIKQRQQLLKDKQFQIAIDLTNLSECSAEEKKQTIHSIQMLFALELFDIKQYSQSMKEFIKLNTDPADVIKLFPDLDNKPGSDNTKKLKGKDLENALNALIEYLVELRSKLGKSSKDASGSKEEPAIQRNVTQQLELIDTTLLKCYLQTNDAFVAPLLRLNNCRLEEAERTLLQHGKHSELIILYQTKGQHTKALQLLREQAKQPDSSLKGYHRTKNYLQHLGGEHINLIFKFSDWILEEHPEEGLKIFTEDIVEVENLPRAKVLDFLLREHDPLVIPYLEHVIHTWNDTNPLFHDALISMYREKITDKKANSTEEELQHIKSKLVAFLEKSSQYTPERVILHFPNDTLFEERAIILGKLGRHEQALAIYVQILGDVERAIRYCETIGEKSNDKNVDVYVILMRILMNPEQCNSLIGPLSNVQRHPKSSVPDLETALSILEKHADKISPIKALSVLPDGVPLARLERFLSAALQRQLTLKRRTQLLKGLLYAEHLQVQELKQFHESKSIVINDYNVCPVCKKRFGNQSAFVRYPNGDIVHYSCRVDK